One window of Ignavibacteriota bacterium genomic DNA carries:
- a CDS encoding Gfo/Idh/MocA family oxidoreductase, whose protein sequence is MSDLRVIVIGCGNMGSSHARAYAAVEGFALVGLVDRDEARAKRLAAETGNPAVYTDMDVAMEQARPDVVCICTYPDTHHALVMKCLKAGKHVFVEKPLAQTVAQAQEIARTAHERKLKVVVGYILRHHPAWTRFIDEARTLGTPLVMRMNLNQQSSGSEWEVHKRLMTSMSPIVDCGVHYVDIMCLMTRSEPVRVTAIGARLTDEIAKDMYNYGQLQVTFANGSVGWYEAGWGPMMSETAFFVKDVIGPRGSVSIADAHDTGSADIDSHTKTSRLLKHDAASGENLYIDTGEDPGHQGLCNAEQRYVLRAVREDLDLTGHLNDAVNSLRIVLAADESVRTGAVVHLNTKE, encoded by the coding sequence ATGAGTGATCTGCGTGTCATCGTCATAGGATGCGGGAACATGGGCTCGTCCCATGCCCGCGCCTATGCCGCAGTGGAGGGGTTTGCCCTCGTGGGACTCGTTGATCGCGACGAGGCGCGGGCGAAGCGGCTTGCGGCAGAGACCGGCAATCCGGCGGTCTATACGGACATGGATGTTGCGATGGAGCAGGCACGCCCGGATGTGGTATGCATCTGCACCTATCCGGATACCCATCATGCCCTCGTGATGAAGTGCCTGAAGGCCGGGAAGCACGTCTTCGTGGAGAAGCCGCTGGCGCAGACCGTGGCCCAGGCGCAGGAGATCGCGCGCACAGCGCACGAGCGCAAGCTGAAGGTCGTCGTCGGTTACATCCTCCGACACCATCCGGCATGGACGCGGTTCATCGACGAGGCACGCACGCTCGGCACACCGCTCGTCATGCGCATGAACCTGAACCAGCAGAGTTCGGGAAGCGAGTGGGAAGTGCATAAGCGCCTCATGACCTCCATGTCGCCCATCGTGGACTGCGGCGTGCATTATGTGGACATCATGTGCCTCATGACGCGGTCGGAGCCCGTGCGCGTCACGGCCATCGGCGCGCGGCTCACCGATGAGATCGCGAAGGATATGTACAACTACGGCCAGCTGCAGGTGACCTTCGCCAATGGCTCGGTCGGCTGGTATGAAGCGGGGTGGGGACCGATGATGAGCGAGACCGCGTTCTTCGTGAAGGATGTGATCGGTCCACGCGGATCGGTGAGCATCGCCGACGCGCATGATACGGGATCGGCGGACATCGATTCCCACACGAAGACCAGCCGGTTGCTGAAACATGATGCGGCATCCGGCGAGAATCTGTACATCGATACGGGCGAAGACCCCGGGCATCAGGGATTGTGCAATGCGGAGCAGCGGTATGTCCTCCGTGCGGTGCGCGAGGACCTCGACCTGACCGGCCATCTGAACGATGCCGTGAACAGTCTGCGGATCGTGCTCGCCGCCGACGAATCTGTCCGCACCGGTGCGGTCGTCCATTTGAACACCAAGGAGTGA
- a CDS encoding Gfo/Idh/MocA family oxidoreductase — translation MKQHPSNTRRDFLKKAGLAAVGAIGAPMILPSKVFARNGIVAPGSKITMACIGIGNMGTYNMGAFLQKPEVQIVAVCDVDAKRLEEGRAAVDKHYGTKGCAVYSDFRELLARTDLDAVSIATPDHWHALLAVASIKAGLDVYGEKPLGFSIPEGRAIVDATERYGAIWQTGSWQRSEKNFRYACELVRNGRIGKVHTVRVGLPNGFSINDNGGYHVTTPPPGFDYEMWLGPAPKTPYIPNRCHWNFRWISDYGGGQLTDWAGHHCDIAQWGMGTELSSPVEIEGVAEYTDAADGLFDTPTKYSFTCKYAEGFTMIVADRTKQPKGMGVQFEGSEGWIWVERGGVLESSIPGVTTSVIGPNEIHLYKSDDHHQNFIDCVRSRRKTITPAEVAHRSIMIGHLGIIAMKLGRKVQWNPATERFVNDPEADRLLGRTMRGPWHL, via the coding sequence ATGAAGCAGCACCCATCCAACACGCGGCGCGACTTCCTGAAGAAGGCCGGCCTCGCCGCCGTCGGCGCCATCGGCGCGCCGATGATCCTGCCGTCGAAGGTCTTCGCCCGCAACGGCATCGTTGCCCCCGGCTCGAAGATCACCATGGCCTGCATCGGTATCGGGAATATGGGCACCTATAATATGGGTGCGTTCCTGCAGAAGCCGGAGGTGCAGATCGTTGCCGTCTGCGACGTCGATGCCAAACGGCTCGAAGAAGGGCGTGCGGCGGTGGACAAGCACTACGGCACGAAGGGGTGCGCGGTGTACAGCGACTTCCGTGAGCTGCTCGCGCGGACGGACCTCGATGCGGTGAGCATCGCCACCCCCGACCACTGGCATGCACTCCTGGCTGTTGCTTCGATCAAAGCCGGACTGGATGTCTACGGTGAAAAGCCGCTCGGCTTCTCCATCCCCGAAGGGCGCGCCATCGTCGATGCGACGGAGCGCTACGGTGCCATCTGGCAGACAGGCAGCTGGCAGCGCTCGGAGAAGAACTTCCGGTATGCCTGCGAGCTCGTACGCAACGGGCGCATCGGCAAGGTGCATACCGTTCGTGTCGGACTGCCCAACGGGTTCAGCATCAACGACAACGGCGGCTATCATGTCACCACGCCTCCGCCGGGCTTCGACTATGAGATGTGGCTCGGTCCGGCGCCGAAGACGCCGTACATCCCCAACCGGTGCCACTGGAACTTCCGGTGGATCAGCGATTACGGCGGGGGACAGCTCACCGACTGGGCCGGCCATCATTGTGACATCGCGCAGTGGGGCATGGGCACGGAGCTGAGCTCGCCGGTGGAGATCGAAGGGGTCGCGGAGTATACGGACGCCGCGGACGGACTGTTCGATACGCCGACGAAGTATTCGTTCACCTGCAAGTATGCCGAAGGGTTCACGATGATCGTTGCGGACCGCACGAAGCAGCCGAAAGGTATGGGCGTGCAGTTCGAAGGGAGCGAAGGCTGGATCTGGGTGGAACGCGGCGGCGTCCTCGAATCGTCGATCCCCGGCGTCACCACCTCGGTGATCGGGCCGAACGAGATCCATCTGTACAAGAGTGACGACCATCACCAGAACTTCATCGATTGCGTGCGCAGCCGCCGGAAGACCATCACCCCGGCGGAAGTGGCACACCGGTCGATCATGATCGGCCATCTCGGTATCATCGCCATGAAGCTCGGGAGGAAGGTGCAGTGGAACCCTGCCACCGAACGGTTCGTGAACGACCCCGAAGCGGACCGGCTTCTCGGCCGCACCATGCGTGGCCCCTGGCATCTGTGA
- a CDS encoding Gfo/Idh/MocA family oxidoreductase → MASDRPLRMGMVGGGPGAFIGEVHRKASRMDGGIVTVAGAFSRSAEQSRATGKQLMLDPARAYASYQEMIEKEARLSAGEKIDIVAVTTPNNSHFPIAKLALESGFHVMCEKPMTFTSQEARDLVAVVKKTGKVFGLMHNYTGYPMVKLARDIVRGGELGEIRKVVVQYPQGWLSTPLEATGQVQASWRVDPGQSGVAGAIGDIGTHCENLAEYITGLKITQVCADITTFVAGRRLDDDGNCLLHFNNGARGILHVSQIAVGEENGLAIRVYGTKLALEWHQEHPNALILKDQNGPDRIFRRGNGYVAEKSAAAARATRLPSGHPEAFLEAFANVYCNFADTIRAVDEGRKPDALALDFPNVEDGLRGMLFIETVIASGKSTEKWTNMPV, encoded by the coding sequence ATGGCATCTGACAGACCATTACGCATGGGGATGGTGGGCGGAGGGCCCGGGGCATTCATCGGCGAGGTGCACCGGAAGGCATCACGGATGGACGGCGGCATCGTGACCGTTGCCGGCGCGTTCAGCCGCTCGGCAGAGCAGTCGCGCGCCACCGGCAAACAGCTTATGCTCGATCCCGCCCGGGCGTACGCATCGTACCAGGAGATGATCGAGAAGGAAGCGCGGCTCTCCGCGGGCGAAAAGATCGACATCGTTGCCGTGACCACGCCGAACAACTCGCACTTCCCGATCGCGAAGCTGGCACTCGAATCCGGCTTCCACGTCATGTGCGAGAAGCCCATGACCTTCACGTCGCAGGAAGCGCGCGACCTCGTGGCGGTCGTGAAGAAGACCGGCAAGGTCTTCGGGCTCATGCACAATTATACCGGCTATCCGATGGTCAAGCTGGCCCGCGACATCGTCCGCGGCGGCGAGCTCGGCGAGATCCGGAAGGTCGTGGTGCAGTATCCCCAGGGGTGGCTCTCCACCCCGCTGGAGGCCACCGGACAGGTGCAGGCATCTTGGCGCGTGGACCCCGGCCAGAGCGGCGTGGCCGGCGCGATCGGCGACATCGGCACGCACTGCGAGAACCTCGCGGAGTACATCACCGGGTTGAAGATCACGCAGGTGTGCGCGGACATCACCACGTTCGTTGCCGGCCGTCGGCTGGACGACGACGGCAACTGCCTGTTGCACTTCAACAACGGTGCACGCGGCATCCTGCACGTCAGTCAGATCGCCGTGGGCGAAGAGAACGGACTTGCGATCCGGGTGTACGGCACGAAGCTGGCGCTGGAATGGCATCAGGAGCACCCCAATGCGCTGATCCTCAAGGACCAGAACGGACCCGACAGGATCTTCCGGCGCGGGAACGGGTATGTGGCGGAGAAGAGCGCAGCGGCGGCGCGTGCGACACGCCTCCCCTCCGGACATCCCGAGGCATTCCTCGAGGCCTTCGCGAACGTCTACTGCAACTTCGCCGACACCATACGTGCGGTTGATGAAGGCAGGAAGCCCGACGCGTTGGCTCTGGACTTCCCGAACGTGGAGGATGGATTGCGCGGGATGTTGTTCATCGAGACCGTCATTGCGAGTGGCAAGAGCACTGAAAAATGGACCAACATGCCAGTCTAA
- a CDS encoding DUF1080 domain-containing protein has protein sequence MGDWQGYRVSPSGTVLPLAVQLVSYGENTYDATVLESFEQRDPERFVLPLRKDGDALSTSSDPGFRASIRDGVINGSSPRGNIASFTLRRVQRTSPTLGAQPPAGAVVLFDGKDLSQWKVAGKEERPAAWKLADGTMEVAPNGGTIVTKKGVRRLRPAPRVPHAVHADQARTGAREQRRVHAGTL, from the coding sequence ATGGGTGATTGGCAGGGATATCGTGTCTCGCCGTCGGGCACCGTCCTTCCGCTCGCCGTGCAGCTCGTTTCCTACGGCGAGAACACCTATGACGCCACGGTCCTGGAGAGTTTTGAGCAGCGCGATCCCGAACGGTTCGTCCTTCCGTTACGGAAAGACGGTGATGCGCTGTCCACATCGTCGGATCCCGGCTTCCGCGCCTCGATCAGGGATGGCGTCATCAACGGCTCGTCGCCCCGCGGCAACATCGCAAGCTTCACGCTCCGCAGGGTGCAGCGCACATCGCCGACGCTCGGCGCGCAGCCGCCTGCGGGTGCGGTCGTGCTGTTCGACGGCAAGGATCTCTCGCAGTGGAAGGTCGCCGGCAAAGAGGAACGTCCCGCGGCCTGGAAGCTCGCGGACGGTACCATGGAAGTGGCCCCGAACGGCGGGACGATCGTGACGAAGAAAGGCGTTCGGCGATTGCGACCTGCACCTCGAGTTCCGCACGCCGTTCATGCCGACCAAGCGCGGACAGGAGCGCGGGAACAGCGGCGTGTACATGCAGGGACGCTATGA
- a CDS encoding ThuA domain-containing protein, with translation MTSTIIKHLCITAVLLLTAADILQAQIPAADLQRMEAAAPVRATVQPAKPRKLLVFTLSQGYQHSSIERATATLKILAAKTGAFEPTFSADTTVFLPASLKQFDGILFNNTTWLLLSDPAVRKSIMDFARNGGGIMGIHAAVDNFYSWQEAQEMFGGWFDGHPWTGDGTWAVILEDPGHPLMKPFGGKNFTIHDELYRIAPVKLRDNCRVLMRIDSNDPHNRTAAGMRPSDRDLPISWIRTFGKGRVFYCSLGHNDEVYWNPAVLQHYLDGIQYALGDLPADATPRPFDPMIMLDTDSLRIALAGIATYEAGTSRYPMIVFDRVVRRAGDAPAVRTRIEQAMLTAMHAGVTAEGKRFLCTRLAEFGTDAAVPLLAAMLKKPETFDVARYALEGIPGKVSEQVLLDAMDAASGDQLIALVNTIGNRRIGSTIPKLKSLLASSDATLASAAAASLGRIGSVQSLDALTASRAVTSGVVQQSVLEGMATAADLLAAAGDRVAAQAAYRTLLSAEMPAPLRMRAVRGVVHGGDPGMTDAVMGILAGKDEVARTSVLEAVQQMPSGETVRRIAGMLPQFSNGEKLRLVSALAKHPESAVRDIVTGALKDRSVDVRVAALKTLRVIGTAAAVRPMAAVAVASKGEEQRKARESLTSLASPGTDDSLVVLLRGTQNDLKAEAVKAMRERRVPASAGPLVVALQDRTPKVRQEAALALRLIAQDGDIPEMLGALQSEKTDAVRKELENSIVATALRINDPAQRDPLVIGVLGTAKDRENRSSLIRILGRIGTPQGLATIVPALKDRDKEVMMATVRALSEWPTPAAYNDLHALATTSTDRTVRTLAVRGVVRTTGLDTSLTHDATLGRYREAFGLTKDAEEKKQLLALMGAAPSLAAFAMTADCLKDPALKADAEIALVTIAEPIAKDHHAAISPQLERLASSTNPTVVERSKNLLARIAQLTGKK, from the coding sequence ATGACCTCCACCATCATCAAACATCTGTGCATCACCGCGGTGCTGCTGCTCACCGCCGCGGACATCCTGCAGGCGCAGATCCCTGCCGCGGATCTGCAACGCATGGAAGCGGCCGCACCGGTACGTGCGACCGTCCAACCCGCAAAGCCCCGCAAGCTGCTGGTCTTCACCCTCTCGCAGGGGTACCAGCACAGCTCCATCGAACGTGCCACCGCCACGCTGAAGATCCTGGCAGCAAAGACCGGGGCGTTCGAGCCCACGTTCAGCGCCGACACCACCGTCTTCCTGCCCGCTTCATTGAAGCAGTTCGACGGCATCCTCTTTAATAATACCACCTGGCTGTTGCTGTCCGATCCGGCGGTCCGGAAGAGCATCATGGACTTTGCCCGCAATGGCGGCGGCATCATGGGCATCCATGCGGCCGTGGACAACTTCTATTCGTGGCAGGAAGCGCAGGAGATGTTCGGCGGCTGGTTCGACGGCCATCCGTGGACCGGCGACGGGACCTGGGCCGTGATCCTCGAAGACCCCGGCCACCCGCTCATGAAACCGTTCGGCGGGAAGAACTTCACGATCCATGACGAACTCTACCGCATCGCGCCGGTGAAGCTGCGCGACAACTGCCGCGTGCTGATGCGCATCGATTCCAACGATCCGCACAACCGCACGGCAGCCGGCATGCGGCCGTCGGACCGCGACCTGCCGATCAGCTGGATCCGTACCTTCGGCAAGGGGCGCGTGTTCTACTGCTCGCTCGGACACAACGACGAAGTGTACTGGAACCCCGCCGTCCTGCAGCACTACCTCGACGGCATTCAGTATGCGCTCGGCGACCTGCCGGCAGATGCGACGCCGCGGCCGTTCGATCCGATGATCATGCTCGATACCGATTCGCTGCGCATCGCTCTCGCGGGGATCGCCACGTATGAGGCGGGCACGAGCCGCTACCCCATGATCGTCTTCGACAGGGTCGTGCGCCGTGCGGGGGATGCACCGGCGGTACGGACCAGGATCGAACAAGCAATGCTTACGGCCATGCACGCGGGGGTCACGGCAGAAGGGAAGCGGTTCCTCTGCACGCGGCTGGCAGAATTCGGCACCGATGCCGCCGTTCCGTTGCTGGCGGCGATGCTCAAGAAGCCTGAGACATTCGACGTGGCGCGGTATGCGCTCGAAGGCATTCCCGGGAAGGTGTCCGAGCAGGTACTGCTCGATGCGATGGATGCTGCAAGCGGCGACCAGCTCATCGCGCTCGTGAACACCATCGGCAACCGGCGCATCGGTTCCACGATCCCGAAGTTGAAGTCGCTCCTGGCCTCGTCCGATGCCACGCTGGCATCAGCCGCGGCAGCCTCGCTGGGCCGCATCGGCAGCGTGCAGTCGCTGGATGCCCTTACGGCCTCCCGTGCGGTCACGTCCGGAGTGGTGCAGCAGAGTGTATTGGAAGGCATGGCAACGGCGGCAGATCTCCTCGCCGCGGCAGGTGACAGGGTCGCTGCGCAGGCAGCGTATCGCACCCTGCTCAGCGCGGAAATGCCGGCACCGCTCCGCATGCGTGCCGTGCGGGGTGTGGTGCACGGTGGCGATCCCGGGATGACCGATGCGGTGATGGGTATCCTTGCGGGGAAGGACGAGGTTGCGCGTACGTCCGTGCTCGAGGCAGTGCAGCAGATGCCGTCGGGCGAGACCGTCCGCCGCATCGCGGGGATGCTCCCTCAGTTCTCCAATGGCGAGAAGCTGCGGCTCGTGTCCGCGCTGGCGAAGCACCCCGAGTCAGCCGTCCGTGACATCGTCACCGGCGCGCTCAAAGACAGGTCCGTTGATGTGCGCGTTGCGGCATTGAAGACCCTGCGCGTGATCGGTACCGCGGCCGCTGTCCGCCCCATGGCCGCTGTTGCCGTCGCCTCGAAAGGTGAAGAGCAACGTAAAGCCCGTGAAAGCCTCACATCGCTCGCATCGCCGGGTACGGACGATTCGCTTGTCGTGCTGTTACGGGGCACGCAGAACGATCTGAAGGCCGAAGCGGTGAAGGCGATGCGTGAACGGCGCGTGCCGGCATCGGCAGGGCCGCTCGTTGTCGCATTGCAGGACCGCACCCCGAAGGTCCGCCAGGAAGCAGCCCTTGCACTCCGCCTGATCGCGCAGGACGGTGATATCCCCGAGATGCTGGGCGCCCTGCAGTCCGAGAAGACGGACGCCGTGCGGAAGGAACTCGAGAACAGCATCGTGGCAACAGCGCTCAGGATCAACGATCCCGCGCAGCGCGATCCGCTCGTCATCGGTGTGCTCGGGACAGCGAAGGACCGTGAGAACAGGTCGTCGCTCATCCGGATCCTCGGGCGTATCGGTACTCCGCAGGGCCTCGCGACGATCGTTCCCGCACTCAAGGACCGCGACAAAGAGGTCATGATGGCGACCGTCCGCGCGCTCTCGGAGTGGCCCACGCCGGCAGCATACAACGATCTGCACGCGCTCGCAACGACATCTACCGACCGCACCGTGCGGACCCTTGCCGTGCGCGGCGTCGTGCGCACCACGGGGCTGGATACCTCGCTCACCCATGACGCAACACTCGGACGGTACCGTGAGGCTTTCGGACTGACGAAGGATGCCGAAGAGAAGAAGCAGTTGCTGGCCCTGATGGGTGCCGCGCCGTCCCTGGCGGCATTCGCAATGACCGCGGACTGCCTGAAGGATCCCGCACTGAAAGCCGATGCGGAGATCGCGCTCGTTACCATCGCCGAGCCGATCGCGAAGGACCACCATGCGGCCATCTCACCTCAGCTGGAACGGCTCGCGTCCTCCACGAATCCGACGGTGGTGGAGAGAAGCAAGAACCTGCTGGCGCGCATCGCACAGTTGACCGGCAAGAAGTAA
- a CDS encoding DUF1080 domain-containing protein, giving the protein MHLEFRTPFMPTKRGQERGNSGVYMQGRYEIQVLDSYGLTGEDNECGGIYKVAQPRVNMCAPPGQWQTYDISFRAPRFDANGNKTASAMVTVRHNGVIIHQNLAIPGPTGGAIDERVGEPGGLCLQDHGNPVQFRNIWLVEPANANGR; this is encoded by the coding sequence CTGCACCTCGAGTTCCGCACGCCGTTCATGCCGACCAAGCGCGGACAGGAGCGCGGGAACAGCGGCGTGTACATGCAGGGACGCTATGAGATCCAGGTGCTGGACAGCTACGGCCTCACGGGTGAGGACAACGAGTGCGGCGGCATCTACAAAGTGGCGCAGCCGCGCGTGAACATGTGTGCGCCTCCCGGACAGTGGCAGACGTATGACATCAGCTTCCGCGCACCGCGGTTCGATGCGAACGGGAACAAGACCGCATCAGCGATGGTGACCGTCCGCCACAACGGCGTGATCATCCACCAGAACCTCGCCATCCCCGGACCCACCGGTGGAGCGATCGATGAACGCGTCGGCGAACCGGGCGGATTGTGCCTGCAGGACCACGGGAATCCGGTGCAGTTCCGGAACATCTGGCTTGTCGAGCCCGCCAACGCGAACGGACGTTGA
- a CDS encoding alpha-mannosidase encodes MRSLRWILACAAFCLQAEAMAQPSGPSAHALPPAVPPVSDTLRSTIHLIGSSHQDIAWMDSPEKCKEQRDVVVITPALKIMREHPDFRYGMENTLNLVEYLERHPDRYDEVLRLTREGKMEWGATYNQPYESMLSGEQLVRELYFGRKWIRTHLPGCDARVAWNPDVPGRATQMQQILAKAGVPYLMISRQKENLFRWKSPDGSSVIAYTPGHYYNHSLILAETTAVAAEKLGKKYDEWQTFFAGRGMPAQFGVLNSADAMGPQYFGKLVDRWNELPSPANASRPVMKHSSAEDFFRSVDVPGARLDTITGERPNVWLYIHGPTHHWAISAKRQAGVLLPAAEAFSTIDALLAGSWTGYPQKELNTAWAASIYDDHGWGGNQGQVTDQLFRSKADTARTIGKALLGRALGNIAARVKTATAKGTPVVVFNALSWPRTEPVRVVLPAGSYRITDASGKAVASQSVAVPAGASEGGTAVTFIARDVPSYGYATYYAVPDKAGPSQRIVSPAPLTWESKHYTIRFAPGGLQSIYDKELKRELLRTGKFLGGEIFTMRSVGTGAGEFTRVQQPTMEGFDKLSNHAPVWRMEENGPVYAVFALRQPLPTCTIVEKVTVYHEVKRIDVDVAILGWNGDRYREFRMALPLAMTAPEIAYQVPMGIARFQKDEMPGAAGYAYGKVDYSQPNVDVRPREVQNFVTASDATCGVTMSSDVAVMDFLDPTDHPVDHPVLQPILLASRRSCHGLGNWYLQEGDHQYRFSITSHAPGSAAGQRQAIGVNDPLIAVVQERRDAARHCRPCTGSCRCRRRTGA; translated from the coding sequence ATGCGATCTCTCCGTTGGATCCTTGCTTGTGCTGCCTTCTGCCTGCAGGCGGAAGCCATGGCACAGCCATCCGGCCCATCAGCCCATGCTCTCCCACCCGCCGTTCCTCCTGTTTCCGATACCCTCCGCAGCACCATTCATCTGATCGGTTCGAGTCATCAGGACATCGCCTGGATGGACAGCCCCGAGAAGTGCAAGGAGCAGCGTGATGTCGTCGTGATCACGCCGGCACTGAAGATCATGCGCGAGCATCCGGACTTCCGGTACGGGATGGAGAACACCCTCAATCTTGTGGAGTACCTCGAACGCCATCCGGACCGCTACGACGAGGTCCTGCGACTGACCCGCGAAGGGAAGATGGAATGGGGGGCGACGTACAACCAGCCGTATGAATCGATGTTGTCGGGCGAACAGCTTGTGCGGGAGCTCTACTTCGGACGGAAATGGATACGCACGCATTTGCCGGGCTGCGATGCACGCGTGGCATGGAACCCCGATGTGCCGGGGCGGGCGACCCAGATGCAGCAGATCCTGGCCAAAGCCGGCGTGCCGTACCTCATGATCAGCCGCCAGAAGGAGAACCTCTTCCGCTGGAAGAGTCCGGACGGCTCGAGCGTCATCGCCTACACCCCCGGCCACTATTATAATCACAGCCTGATCCTTGCCGAGACCACGGCGGTTGCCGCGGAGAAGCTCGGCAAGAAGTACGACGAATGGCAGACGTTCTTCGCCGGGCGCGGAATGCCGGCGCAGTTCGGCGTGCTCAACAGCGCGGATGCGATGGGTCCGCAGTACTTCGGCAAGCTTGTGGACCGCTGGAATGAGCTTCCGTCACCGGCTAATGCGTCACGGCCGGTGATGAAACATTCGTCCGCGGAGGACTTCTTCCGGTCGGTGGATGTGCCGGGTGCGCGGCTGGATACGATCACCGGCGAGCGTCCGAATGTCTGGTTGTACATCCATGGCCCCACGCATCACTGGGCGATCTCCGCGAAGCGTCAGGCGGGCGTGTTGCTTCCCGCGGCCGAGGCGTTCAGCACCATCGATGCGTTGCTCGCCGGATCGTGGACAGGGTATCCGCAGAAGGAACTGAATACCGCGTGGGCGGCTTCCATCTATGACGACCACGGCTGGGGCGGTAACCAGGGACAGGTCACGGATCAGTTGTTCCGCAGCAAGGCGGATACCGCACGGACGATCGGCAAGGCGTTGCTGGGTCGGGCGCTCGGAAACATCGCAGCACGTGTCAAGACCGCGACGGCGAAAGGGACACCGGTCGTCGTGTTCAATGCGCTCTCCTGGCCGCGCACGGAACCCGTGCGGGTGGTCCTTCCGGCGGGATCATACAGGATCACGGATGCATCGGGGAAGGCTGTTGCCTCGCAATCGGTTGCTGTGCCTGCGGGAGCATCGGAAGGCGGTACCGCCGTGACGTTCATCGCGCGGGATGTCCCGTCGTACGGTTACGCAACATACTACGCCGTGCCTGATAAGGCCGGCCCGTCGCAACGGATCGTCAGTCCCGCGCCGTTGACATGGGAATCGAAGCACTACACGATCAGGTTCGCCCCGGGCGGACTCCAGAGCATCTACGACAAAGAACTGAAGCGCGAGTTGTTGCGCACGGGAAAATTCCTTGGCGGTGAGATCTTCACCATGCGTTCGGTGGGGACCGGTGCCGGTGAATTCACGCGCGTGCAACAGCCTACGATGGAAGGGTTCGACAAGCTCAGCAACCATGCACCGGTGTGGCGCATGGAGGAGAACGGTCCGGTCTATGCGGTGTTCGCCCTGCGCCAGCCGCTTCCTACATGCACCATCGTGGAAAAGGTGACAGTCTATCATGAGGTGAAGCGGATCGACGTCGATGTGGCGATCCTTGGCTGGAACGGCGACCGCTATCGCGAGTTCCGCATGGCGTTGCCGCTGGCAATGACCGCACCGGAGATCGCCTACCAGGTGCCGATGGGCATCGCGCGCTTCCAGAAAGACGAGATGCCGGGTGCGGCTGGATATGCCTATGGCAAGGTCGATTATTCCCAGCCCAATGTGGACGTCCGTCCGCGCGAAGTACAGAATTTTGTGACTGCCAGCGATGCAACCTGCGGCGTGACGATGAGTTCCGATGTTGCCGTCATGGACTTCCTCGATCCGACCGACCATCCCGTGGACCATCCGGTGTTGCAGCCCATCCTGCTGGCATCGCGGCGGAGCTGTCATGGCCTGGGCAACTGGTATCTGCAGGAAGGGGACCATCAGTACAGGTTCTCCATCACCTCGCATGCGCCGGGGTCAGCCGCCGGCCAGCGGCAGGCTATCGGCGTGAACGATCCGCTCATCGCCGTGGTGCAGGAACGCCGTGACGCGGCGCGGCATTGCCGCCCGTGCACGGGTTCCTGTCGGTGTCGGCGCAGAACTGGGGCGTGA
- a CDS encoding sugar phosphate isomerase/epimerase codes for MGRPVTLFTGQWADLPLEVLAQKAASWGYDGLELACWGDHLDVERGAVDKDYCAGKLALLKKHNLKLFAISHHLAGQLVCDLNNDARSDGFAPASCAGDPEKKRAWAVATMKNAARTARNLGVHVVNGFTGSPIWHLLYSFPPVADATIEDGFRSFARMWNPILDVYDECGVKFALEVHPTEIAFDIITAHRALEAIGHRKTFGFNFDPSHLHWQMVDPVQFIREFTDRIYHVHMKDAALQLDGRSGILASHLNFGHPARGWDFRSLGRGGIKFEEIIRALNHAKYGGPLSVEWEDSNMDREHGAREACAFVKHLDFAPSGVAFDSAFDK; via the coding sequence ATGGGACGACCGGTAACACTCTTCACAGGACAATGGGCGGACCTGCCGCTGGAGGTCCTTGCGCAGAAGGCAGCATCATGGGGGTATGACGGGCTCGAGCTTGCGTGCTGGGGCGACCATCTGGATGTCGAGCGCGGGGCCGTGGACAAGGACTACTGCGCCGGGAAGCTGGCGCTGCTGAAGAAGCACAACCTGAAGCTGTTCGCGATCAGCCATCATCTTGCCGGACAGCTCGTGTGCGATCTCAACAATGATGCCCGGTCGGATGGCTTTGCACCGGCATCGTGCGCCGGTGATCCGGAAAAGAAGCGCGCATGGGCGGTGGCCACCATGAAGAACGCCGCGCGCACGGCGCGCAACCTGGGCGTGCACGTCGTGAACGGGTTCACGGGCTCGCCCATCTGGCATCTGTTGTACAGTTTCCCGCCGGTGGCGGATGCGACGATCGAGGACGGGTTCCGCTCTTTTGCGCGCATGTGGAACCCGATCCTGGATGTGTATGATGAATGCGGTGTGAAGTTCGCGCTGGAAGTGCACCCCACCGAGATCGCGTTCGACATCATCACTGCGCACCGCGCGCTCGAAGCGATCGGGCACAGGAAGACCTTCGGATTCAATTTCGATCCGAGCCATCTCCACTGGCAGATGGTGGACCCGGTGCAGTTCATCCGTGAATTCACCGACCGCATCTATCATGTGCACATGAAGGATGCAGCGCTGCAGCTCGACGGCCGGAGCGGCATCCTGGCGTCGCATCTGAACTTCGGGCATCCGGCACGCGGGTGGGACTTCCGTTCGCTCGGCCGCGGCGGGATCAAGTTCGAAGAGATCATCCGTGCGTTGAACCATGCGAAGTATGGCGGTCCGCTCTCCGTGGAATGGGAGGACAGCAACATGGACCGCGAGCACGGTGCACGTGAGGCGTGCGCGTTCGTGAAGCATCTCGATTTCGCGCCGTCGGGGGTTGCCTTCGATTCGGCGTTCGACAAGTAG